In one Magallana gigas chromosome 9, xbMagGiga1.1, whole genome shotgun sequence genomic region, the following are encoded:
- the LOC105327945 gene encoding uncharacterized protein yields MAVAPSFVTKRISERLSPSKALQDAKEKLGPVYFDAKLVECPQNAVELAKLLNNLDELDKQRLKIIEEGRKNQRILLHTLSSRYTFSKSSPSLSANQSIRDVKLPPPGFRYHANGDPKLSLLQSPAGSLHIRGTDTSSQNLPEQEDVLLKQTFIASDSNLHKMHVAEKSPNSSDNAIGFEEEIHEIENIIRELEEDMKKSKINVNSVGSAREKAMSFLRAHSQGEDALAKTISEPLTYSQPNDRFPFQPGASTFTSKKSSPTIKERPKSTSHSSCVACQYKLKHSSEDFKRLSDTMDKIKIKRWNIAPQGTLVKSPSSKLSVAPSILHSSNSSKSKSSFSSNRVTFNLDADTKPKFQDRPRPKSSVDTKFLHNRASGTRSTQSSMSSRGRSVSSLLDDRSVIEAWKEITEEETQQCNVRVQKFLESLQKTPL; encoded by the exons ATGGCTGTTGCTCCGTCTTTTGTAACGAAACGAATAAGTGAGAGACTTTCACCTTCAAAGGCATTACAGGATGCGAAAGAAAAGTTAGGTCCAGTCTATTTTGATGCCAAGTTAGTGGAATGTCCCCAGAATGCAGTGGAATTGGCAAAACTCTTAAACAATTTGGACGAGCTCGATAAACAGCGTTTGAAGATCATAGAAGAGGGTAGGAAAAATCAAAGAATCCTTCTTCATACACTAAGCTCTAGATACACCTTCTCAAAATCTTCTCCATCCCTGTCGGCCAATCAGAGCATTCGAGATGTCAAGCTTCCGCCGCCTGGATTCCGTTACCATGCTAACGGAGACCCCAAACTTTCGTTATTACAGAGTCCGGCGGGGTCCTTGCACATACGGGGTACGGATACAAGTTCACAGAATCTTCCAGAGCAAGAGGACGTCCTGTTGAAGCAGACGTTCATAGCATCGGACAGTAACCTACACAAGATGCATGTCGCAGAAAAATCTCCCAATTCGTCGGACAATGCTATCGGATTTGAGGAAGAAATTCACGAGATCGAAAACATCATTCGAGAACTTGAAGAGGATATGaagaaaagtaaaattaacgTTAACAGCGTCGGTTCGGCTAGAGAAAAGGCGATGTCTTTTCTCAGGGCCCATTCTCAAGGAGAAGATGCCTTAGCTAAAACTATATCCGAACCGTTAACCTATTCACAGCCAAACGACAGGTTCCCATTTCAGCCAGGGGCCTCTACATTTACCTCCAAAAAGAGTTCTCCGACTATAAAAGAGAGGCCTAAATCTACGTCTCATTCCAGTTGTGTGGCGTGCCAATATAAACTAAAGCATTCTAGCGAAGATTTTAAGCGATTAAGTGACACTATggataaaatcaaaatcaaaagatgGAACATTGCTCCACAAGGCACCTTAGTGAAATCTCCGTCCTCTAAGCTATCTGTGGCCCCTTCTATTCTTCATTCTAGCAACTCTAGCAAATCCAAGTCTTCGTTTTCAAGCAACCGGGTAACGTTCAACTTGGACGCAGACACGAAACCCAAGTTTCAAGATCGGCCTCGGCCTAAGTCCTCGGTAGATACAAAATTCTTACACAATCGAGCGTCTGGCACTAGGTCTACTCAGAGTTCCATGTCGTCACGAGGGAGATCGGTATCTTCGTTGTTAGATGACCGTTCCGTGATCGAAGCATGGAAGGAAATAACG GAAGAAGAAACACAACAGTGTAATGTTAGAGTCCAAAAGTTCCTGGAATCTCTACAGAAAACTCCATTGTGA
- the LOC105327946 gene encoding superoxide dismutase [Cu-Zn] isoform X1, protein MSSALKAVCVLKGDSNVTGTVQFSQEAPGTPVTLSGEIKGLTPGQHGFHVHQFGDNTNGCTSAGAHFNPFNKEHGAPEDAERHVGDLGNVTAGEDGVAKISITDKMIDLAGPQSIIGRTVVIHADVDDLGKGGHELSKTTGNAGGRLACGVIGITK, encoded by the exons ATGTCATCTGCTCTGAAGGCCGTCTGTGTATTGAAGGGTGACAGCAATGTCACAGGAACCGTCCAATTTAGTCAAGAG GCTCCTGGAACACCTGTGACATTGTCAGGGGAGATTAAGGGATTAACACCAGGGCAGCATGGATTCCACGTCCATCAGTTCGGCGACAATACTAATG GCTGTACCAGTGCTGGAGCCCACTTTAACCCCTTCAACAAAGAGCACGGTGCCCCAGAGGATGCAGAGAGGCACGTGGGGGACCTTGGTAATGTCACCGCTGGCGAAGACGGTGTCGCCAAAATCAGTATCACAGACAAAATGATCGACTTGGCCGGCCCTCAGTCCATCATTGGAAGAACCGTGGTT aTTCATGCAGATGTTGATGATCTTGGAAAAGGAGGTCATGAACTCAGTAAGACGACCGGAAATGCTGGCGGGCGATTGGCTTGTGGAGTGATCGGTATCACCAAGTAG